One Vigna unguiculata cultivar IT97K-499-35 chromosome 7, ASM411807v1, whole genome shotgun sequence genomic region harbors:
- the LOC114191846 gene encoding cysteine-rich receptor-like protein kinase 29, translating to MGSCYFLTCFLCFLVFMATMTSQAKGDVTSEDFHYFCDSNNDRGNYATDGIYSQNLKTALTLVGIYASRNGFFSVSRGKDTYSANAIGQCRGDVTSTECSKCLAQTRANLTRVCGNRKEAIGWYENEKCMLRYSDRTITGLDEIGPAYFVWNLHDAPNADQFNRVVKKLLDGLRDTAASAVNGRKYAASNATGPDQQVIYGLAQCTPDLSGPQCLDCLVQSIAELPRCCNNRIGARIIRPSCYVRYETDFPFFGPPASAP from the coding sequence ATGGGTAGCTGCTATTTCTTGACGTGCTTTCTTTGTTTTCTGGTTTTCATGGCTACAATGACATCTCAAGCCAAAGGCGATGTAACTTCAGAAGACTTCCACTACTTCTGCGACTCCAACAACGACAGAGGAAACTACGCAACCGATGGAATCTATAGCCAAAACCTGAAGACCGCTCTCACCCTCGTCGGTATCTATGCGTCCAGAAACGGTTTCTTCAGCGTCTCAAGGGGCAAGGACACATACAGTGCCAACGCCATTGGGCAGTGTAGAGGTGACGTCACATCAACAGAGTGCAGCAAGTGCCTCGCCCAAACCAGAGCCAACCTCACCCGCGTTTGCGGCAACCGGAAGGAGGCCATCGGGTGGTACGAGAACGAGAAGTGCATGCTGCGCTACTCCGATCGCACCATAACGGGCCTCGACGAAATTGGGCCTGCTTACTTTGTTTGGAACCTCCACGACGCACCCAACGCCGATCAGTTCAATCGAGTGGTGAAGAAGCTTCTGGATGGCCTCCGAGACACCGCGGCGTCGGCTGTCAATGGTCGGAAATACGCGGCGTCCAATGCCACGGGCCCAGATCAGCAAGTCATATATGGGCTTGCACAGTGCACCCCTGATTTAAGTGGGCCTCAGTGCCTTGACTGCTTGGTCCAGTCCATCGCTGAACTTCCACGGTGCTGTAATAACAGGATAGGTGCCAGAATTATTAGACCTAGCTGTTACGTGAGGTACGAAACCGATTTTCCTTTCTTTGGGCCTCCGGCATCCGCCCCTTAA
- the LOC114191839 gene encoding putative receptor-like protein kinase At4g00960, protein MSSVSFTLFFFLRFLCVIVIISQSSAQTPCDNSKGNYTINSTYHNNLNTLLSSFSSHTQIDYGFYNFSYGQGEDAVYAIGLCRGDLKPDECLKSLNDSRVSLQKSCPNQKEAIMWTVECMLRYTNRSIFGVMENQPTDDNYYNLDVTGSVSEFNASLESLMRNLTSIAASGDSRRKYATGSIPAPNFQTIYGQAQCTPDLSSEDCAKCLDEAVSIIPQCCSGKAGGNVVKPSCRIRFDPYIFYGPTLKLVPDTPPSPSTNNTSSSQGKSNTARTIIAIVVPVACVVLLLALLCVYLSLRKQRKKIKFESEVESDEDEVSFAESLQYNFNTIRVATNEFADYNKLGQGGFGAVYKGQLSNGQEIAVKRLSRDSGQGDLEFKNEVLLVAKLQHRNLVRLLGFGLEGRERLLVYEFVPNKSLDYFIFDPTMKPQLDWETRYKIIKGIARGILYLHEDSRLRIIHRDLKASNILLDKEMNPKIADFGMARLVLMDQTQINTSRIVGTYGYMAPEYAMHGQFSVKSDVYSFGVLVLEIVSGQKNSGINNGENMEDLLSFAWRNWKEGKAINVVDPSLQSNSRNEILRCIHIGLLCVQENLVDRPTMANIILMLNSHSLSLPIPAEPAFYMNSRTRSFPEMQSWEYNSRETGSSEPILKSAQESENEASITELHPR, encoded by the exons ATGTCCTCTGTTTCTTTCaccctctttttctttctccgtTTTCTCTGTGTCATCGTAATCATATCACAGAGCAGTGCCCAAACACCATGTGATAACAGCAAAGGCAACTACACAATAAACAGCACCTATCACAACAACCTCAACACCCTTTTATCCAGCTTCTCTTCCCACACACAAATCGACTACGGTTTCTACAATTTCTCATATGGCCAAGGTGAGGACGCAGTATACGCCATTGGGCTCTGCAGAGGTGATCTTAAACCCGATGAGTGCCTTAAATCCCTCAATGATTCCAGAGTGTCTCTGCAAAAGAGTTGTCCAAACCAGAAGGAGGCCATTATGTGGACGGTAGAGTGCATGTTGCGCTACACTAACCGCTCCATATTTGGCGTTATGGAAAACCAACCTACGGATGATAACTACTACAATTTAGATGTAACGGGTTCGGTGTCAGAATTCAATGCATCGTTGGAGAGCTTAATGAGGAATCTAACAAGCATAGCTGCATCAGGTGACTCTCGCCGTAAGTATGCCACTGGCAGTATTCCTGCTCCAAATTTTCAAACCATATACGGTCAAGCACAGTGTACTCCTGATTTGTCATCTGAAGATTGCGCTAAGTGCTTGGATGAAGCTGTCTCAATTATCCCACAGTGCTGTAGTGGCAAGGCTGGAGGCAATGTTGTAAAACCCAGTTGTAGAATTAGATTTGACCCTTATATCTTCTATGGACCTACGCTGAAACTAGTCCCTGATACGCCACCTTCACCTTCCACCAACAACACTTCTTCTTCACAAG GAAAGAGCAACACAGCACGGACTATCATCGCCATAGTAGTGCCAGTTGCTTGTGTTGTTTTGCTGCTCGCTCTTCTTTGCGTCTATTTAAGCCTAAGgaagcaaagaaaaaaaattaaat TTGAAAGTGAAGTAGAAAGTGACGAAGATGAAGTCTCATTTGCTGAGTCATTGCAATACAACTTCAACACCATACGTGTTGCTACAAATGAATTCGCTGATTACAATAAACTTGGACAAGGCGGGTTTGGAGCTGTTTACAAA GGTCAGCTTTCCAATGGGCAAGAGATTGCTGTCAAAAGGTTGTCAAGGGATTCTGGGCAAGGGGATTTGGAATTTAAGAATGAAGTTCTTTTAGTGGCCAAGCTTCAGCATCGAAATTTAGTTAGGCTACTTGGCTTCGGCCTGGAAGGAAGAGAAAGGCTACTTGTCTATGAATTTGTTCCTAATAAAAGTCTTGATTACTTCATATTTG ATCCAACCATGAAACCTCAATTGGACTGGGAAACGCGCTACAAAATCATTAAAGGTATTGCTCGAGGCATTCTCTACCTTCACGAAGATTCTCGACTACGGATTATACATCGTGATCTCAAAGCAAGTAATATTCTCTTGGACAAAGAGATGAATCCAAAGATAGCAGATTTTGGTATGGCAAGACTAGTTTTAATGGATCAAACTCAAATAAATACGAGTAGAATCGTTGGAACTTA TGGATATATGGCACCAGAGTATGCAATGCATGGACAATTTTCAGTGAAATCAGACGTCTACAGTTTTGGTGTGCTGGTGCTTGAGATTGTAAGCGGCCAGAAAAACAGTGGAATCAATAATGGGGAGAACATGGAAGATCTACTAAGCTTC GCTTGGAGAAACTGGAAGGAAGGGAAGGCTATAAATGTTGTAGATCCATCACTCCAGAGCAATTCACGGAATGAAATTCTGAGATGCATCCATATTGGTTTACTCTGTGTTCAAGAAAATTTAGTTGACAGACCAACCATGGCTAACATTATACTGATGCTTAATAGCCATTCTCTGAGTCTCCCTATTCCTGCAGAACCCGCATTTTATATGAACAGTAGAACTAGAAGCTTTCCAGAGATGCAGTCATGGGAGTATAATTCAAGGGAAACTGGATCAAGTGAACCGATACTTAAATCAGCTCAAGAATCAGAAAATGAAGCTTCAATTACTGAGCTACATCCCCGATAG